Proteins found in one Alteromonas macleodii genomic segment:
- the greA gene encoding transcription elongation factor GreA has translation MSQYPMTARGAQMLRDELNELKTKTRPRIIESIAEAREHGDLKENAEYHAAREQQSFCEGRIQDIEGKLSNAQIIDVTKMENTGKVIFGTTVTILNVDTDEETTYRIVGDDEADIKNNLISVNSPIARGLIGKELDDTVTIQTPAGAVEVEIIEVEYI, from the coding sequence ATGAGTCAGTATCCAATGACAGCGCGCGGCGCTCAAATGCTGCGTGACGAATTAAATGAGCTTAAAACAAAAACACGCCCACGTATTATCGAGTCTATTGCCGAAGCACGTGAGCACGGTGATTTGAAAGAAAACGCTGAATATCACGCTGCCCGTGAACAGCAAAGCTTCTGTGAAGGTCGTATTCAAGATATCGAAGGTAAGCTTTCAAATGCACAGATTATTGACGTAACTAAAATGGAAAATACCGGTAAAGTTATTTTCGGCACTACGGTTACCATTTTAAACGTTGATACCGATGAAGAAACAACTTACCGCATTGTTGGCGATGATGAAGCTGATATTAAGAACAACTTAATTTCAGTTAATTCGCCTATCGCTCGTGGTCTCATCGGTAAAGAGCTTGATGATACGGTAACTATTCAAACGCCAGCTGGTGCTGTTGAAGTTGAAATCATCGAAGTTGAGTATATTTAA
- a CDS encoding methyl-accepting chemotaxis protein: protein MTIFNRLSVVQLTLLGTGTLFLSIAFLAYKDISQLVNNMSAAEQDERIVTLISAVERVAHHHAVERGLTAGYLGNPNADSKQKVVSQRKKADEAFQNLRAISNEKWPEDLGIGVILQPLVDVETNKTAMRETVDSLNGAKAFSYYSDLNKRALNAANAFTILLSDKNAKQYLLQGLTLAGLKERLGQRRGKINAVLAKRSINPNTKIEINSYTGDITYLSEKLTLGLNGDFKTEFANAMSSSTSTQVESIAANVVATDVNFSSLPANSEWFKLATAQIGQVATVLSKVFDTAKQESYSNVASAQSSLTAIIIIIVVVALFIALIYKVLIGIITQQLTILVSNLDKIAQKGDLTIDVSMSTSNELGEISRSVNTTILALRDLIRGLGQSIGTSTRLSGKLESACAEMLSDAGNTQQLTANIASAIEEVAVTSREIASSSLDTLNASKKLDELADQSLAANDNIRNSMTVLSEDIRGVQTNAAQMELKVTEISSILETINTLSDQTNLLALNAAIEAARAGDHGRGFAVVADEVRKLAQSSRESSDKISSLLVSLKEASVVVVNDINKNVSSISTSMDTTVEGRATAEKVKEAASELEGMANSMSSAAEQQSVTTEEVAKDVVSVEEAARHELYIAEQLSELSNEMQQNNDLLQRTIDGFKAD, encoded by the coding sequence TTGACCATTTTCAATAGATTGTCCGTCGTACAGCTTACACTGTTAGGAACAGGCACCCTTTTCCTTTCTATAGCGTTTCTTGCATATAAAGATATTAGTCAACTTGTGAATAATATGTCAGCGGCAGAGCAAGACGAACGTATCGTCACATTGATAAGTGCTGTAGAACGAGTTGCCCATCATCATGCCGTCGAGCGTGGGCTCACCGCTGGTTATTTAGGCAACCCAAATGCAGATTCGAAACAAAAGGTCGTAAGTCAACGCAAGAAGGCGGATGAAGCTTTTCAAAACTTAAGAGCAATTTCTAATGAAAAGTGGCCAGAAGACTTAGGAATAGGCGTTATATTGCAGCCGCTTGTCGACGTCGAAACCAATAAAACTGCAATGCGGGAAACGGTCGACTCGTTAAATGGCGCCAAAGCGTTTAGCTATTACAGTGATTTGAACAAGCGAGCCTTAAACGCCGCTAATGCCTTCACGATTTTACTTAGCGATAAAAATGCTAAACAGTATTTACTTCAGGGGCTTACATTAGCTGGTCTAAAAGAAAGACTCGGACAACGCAGGGGAAAGATAAACGCTGTACTAGCCAAGCGAAGTATTAACCCTAATACGAAAATAGAGATTAACAGTTATACCGGCGATATTACTTATTTAAGTGAAAAGCTAACTCTCGGTTTAAACGGCGATTTCAAAACCGAATTCGCGAACGCCATGTCGTCTTCCACATCGACGCAGGTTGAGTCAATTGCTGCTAACGTAGTCGCGACGGATGTAAATTTCTCTTCCCTGCCAGCCAATAGCGAATGGTTCAAACTAGCAACAGCGCAAATAGGTCAAGTGGCAACGGTGCTTAGTAAGGTTTTTGATACAGCCAAACAAGAATCTTACAGTAATGTCGCCAGTGCTCAGTCTTCGTTAACGGCAATTATTATTATAATTGTCGTTGTGGCCTTATTTATCGCACTTATTTACAAAGTATTGATAGGCATTATCACCCAGCAACTAACCATATTGGTTTCTAACTTGGACAAGATTGCGCAAAAAGGTGATCTTACTATTGATGTATCGATGAGTACGAGTAACGAATTAGGGGAAATTTCTCGTTCTGTTAACACTACTATTTTGGCACTTCGTGACCTTATCAGAGGGTTAGGGCAGTCAATTGGCACCAGCACAAGGCTTTCCGGAAAATTAGAGTCGGCATGTGCAGAAATGTTAAGCGACGCGGGAAATACACAACAGCTTACAGCCAATATAGCGTCTGCGATTGAAGAGGTAGCGGTAACAAGTCGAGAAATTGCTAGCTCATCTTTGGATACCTTAAACGCAAGTAAAAAACTTGATGAACTAGCAGACCAATCACTAGCAGCGAATGACAATATACGAAATAGCATGACTGTGCTGTCAGAAGACATTCGGGGCGTTCAAACTAACGCGGCGCAGATGGAGCTAAAAGTAACCGAAATAAGCTCTATATTAGAGACCATTAACACCCTTTCAGATCAGACTAACTTACTGGCATTGAATGCTGCAATTGAGGCTGCGAGAGCGGGTGATCACGGAAGAGGATTTGCCGTTGTAGCTGACGAAGTGAGAAAGTTAGCGCAAAGCAGCCGAGAATCTTCAGATAAAATATCATCACTCTTAGTTAGCTTAAAAGAGGCGAGTGTTGTTGTCGTAAATGACATTAATAAAAACGTAAGCTCAATATCTACATCAATGGATACTACCGTTGAGGGGCGAGCTACCGCTGAGAAGGTAAAAGAAGCAGCAAGTGAACTTGAAGGTATGGCAAACAGCATGTCTTCTGCTGCTGAACAACAATCTGTCACTACCGAAGAGGTGGCTAAAGATGTTGTCTCTGTGGAAGAAGCTGCTCGACATGAACTCTACATTGCGGAGCAGTTGTCAGAGCTCTCTAATGAAATGCAGCAAAATAATGACTTACTGCAGCGCACCATTGATGGGTTCAAAGCAGATTAA